In the genome of Pyrobaculum islandicum DSM 4184, the window GAGGTTTCTTACGACGCCCGTGGCCGAGTCGCCCACGGCCATAAAGAGCGCCGGCACAACGCCCAAGCGCCAGTCCCCCAAAAGGCCCCAGCTCGCGGCCACCACGACCCCCCACATAACTGCGAAGGAGACCTCGTACATATTGCCGGGGTCTTGAAACCACCAGAGGAGCCGGCCGGTCCTATGCGGTATGTAGAGCAACACAGCGATTAAAAACGCTGTGGCCGCGGGAACCACCCAGCTTGAAAAACTTGGGACCAACACCGCCACTACGCCGCCGGCTAGCACGTGGATAACCTTCCGGTTGAAATACACCGCCCTCATGTGCCCTAGGCGAGACAGCGGCTTATAGAGCCACCTCGTCAACCCAAGGGCTACGAAGGCGACCCAGGCGCCGAGCGCAGAGGCTAACGCCAGGTCGTTATACAAACTCGACACCATCTGTCTTGGTGAGGGTCACGCGGTAGAGAAAGTCCATCTGCCTGAGGGCGGCGGCGTAGTCGAACTCGTTCAGCGCCGCCACCGCGTCGACGGGCACCACCACGTCGTAGAGCCTCAGCCTAGCGCTGGCAACCGTGTGGAGGACGCAGATGTTGGCCACAGTCCCCGTGACCACTAAGTGCTGGACGCCGTACATCCGGAGTATGTGGTCGAGAGGCGTGCCGAAGAAGGCGTCGTACCTCATCTTCTCCACTACTATGTCCCCCTCCCTGGGCTTCAGCTCGTCTACGATCTCCCAGCCCCAGGTGCCCCTAATGACGTGGGGCCCCCAGATGGGAAACTCCACCGGGTCGTCCCCGTAGTGTGTGTCCTTTGTGTATATCACCCGCACGCCGCTCCTCCTCGCCCTCTCCAAGAGGGAGACGATCCTCGGGATGATCTCGCGGGAGGAAGGCGCGTACAGCCTCCCGTTGGGGTGGGCAAAGTCGTTTTGCATATCTACGACAATTACGGCGGCTCTTTTAGATGGGATAGAGACTCTATCGACGATATTCACCCTGGGCACGCGGACGTAATCAGGCAACATGTCAAAACTCCGAAGCATATTTAAATCTATATCAACCACTTTGAGATATGAAAGAAGTCATCTACACAGAAAACGCCCCCAAGCCCATCGGGCCCTACTCCCAAGCTATTAAAGTAGGGAATATGTTGTTCGTCTCCGGCCAGATACCGGTGGACCCAAAGACTGGGGAGGTGGTAAAGGGCGGGATAAGAGAGCAGACCAGACAAGTCATGGAGAACATAAAAGCGGTGCTGGAGGCCGCCGGCTACACCCTAGAGGACGTAGTGATGGCCTTCGTCTTCCTCGCAGACCTCAACACATTCCAGGAATACAACGAGGTCTACAGCCAGTACTTCAAAAAGCCCCCCGCCCGCGTCACAGTACAAGCCGCCCGCTTGCCAAAAGACGTATTAATAGAGGTGGCAGTTATAGCCGTGAGGTGACGAAGACTCGCAGCGCTGAGAGGTGAAGACGAACCGGGTTCCGACCGTCTTCATAATCGGAGGCGGGAGGGAGGCCATGCTCTGCGCCAAGAAGATAGGCGCGGTGCATATAGACCACTACGCGGAGGTCAACCCAGAGGAGATAGACGGCGGGATCCAGGCACACGTCGAGGACCCAAACCTCGCCATCCTCCTCCTAGACGCCGCCGAGAAGATATACCTCTACCCCGAATTCGCCCAGCTACTCCCCAGCCTCCCCCGGGACAGGGTAGTCGTGGTGGCGCCGGAGGGCCACCCCCTCTGCGCCGAGTATAGATGCGGAGATCCCTGTTCATAGCCACCACATCCCTCACGAGGTCAGGCGTCGAGGCCTGCACAGACTTCCTAGAGGCAACCGCGCCGAGGCTTGGCGAGTTCTGGCTACCACTCCCTAGGGAGCTCTGCGCCGGCCGGCCAGTAGACCTAGGCCCCCTGGAGAAGTACCTAGAGCCCCTCCTAGCCCTCTACCACGAGGTAGAGGCAGACTGGCGTTGCTACGGCTCCGCCGAGGACCTCCGGCGGAGGGAGATGGCCACGGCCAAACTAGCCGCCTTGGTCATAAAGGCGAGGGTATATGGGAAAATCGACCTAAGGGAGTGGGACGCCTACTTCAGCCGCCCGCCGAGCCCCCCGCCCACCCCCTCCCTCGTCTTCGGCGCCGTGGGAGGAGAGGAGCTCGTGATATGCGGAGCCTACCCGCCCAACCCAATAGAAGCCGCACACGAGCTGTGGCACACCCTCACCCCACAGAAGAAGACAGAACTAGCCATGTGGATCACCAAATTCATAGCACATATAGTAGACAGCATAAACCTCGACGAGGCATACCACAAACTCATAAGAGAAGGCTGGGAAAACGCATACAAGACAATACTAGGCAACTCGGGGCCATAACCAAAGTGGTGAGGAAAAATTTCCCACTTAGCGGCGCATAACGACCAGTATACACAGTGAATGGGGTAGATCACGCCAATTAGATATTGCATAGGAAATGTGATGCTTATATATTTACCCTAGCTTTCATAGTATGAAGTATATTGCTTTGTTATTATCAGCTATATACATTTATGGAACCACCGTAACCGCAACTTAGCACTTTGAGAGCTACGGCGTGACAGTTGATGTAAAATACGCAGCAGATATAGAATCCACTATCTCAAAATCCTACATATTGTGGCCCGGAGAGGAGATTGCGCTCTCGTTACAGCCAAAGAGCGGTAAATTAACGCTAGACATATCTGTGAGACAAGACGTGCCTCTGATAGGTGGCCTACACCTCAGCCGCGAAATTGACATAAAGCCCGACAAGCGGCGCGAAATTGAATACGGCGTGTTACCAGGTATGACCCCCTCCCCGCCCTGAAGGGCGGGGCTTGTTGTTTACGCTGTCACAAAGCGTTAGGTGTGGCCGAAGTTTAAAAGCCACGCGGCCTCTACGCCGCCGCGTGATAGCAAAATTTTTAAAATATAGACGACACTCCGTTTGTGGAGGAGCTTCCGCGAGAGGTGGAGCTTCTGCTCGAGGCGTATAGGGAGGCTAAGAGGCCCCAGATCAAGATAGGTTACATCAGGGTGAAGAGGGTAGTGGGTGTTTTCTATGGCGTTGAGGGTGAGGATAAGACTTAGGGCCGGAAGGCGCGAGGTCGAGACCTCCGCGCTTGTAAACACCGGCTTTGAGTCCTCTGCTCCTGACGTGGCGGTTCCCGTAGAGGTGGCTAGGAGGCTCGGCTTGTGGCCTCCCAAGTCGGCCAGAGTCGTGTCGGCCGATACGGGCGGCGGCGAGGTTGAGATGGTGTATATTGAGGCAGGCGCTGAGATCGAAGTGGAGGGGAGGCGGGCCTCTGTAAACATACTCGTGAACCCCTACATCGACGAGGTTTTAATAAGCGACTTCCTAGCTGGGGAGCTGGGCATCGTCATACTCGACGCGAAGAGGGGGCACTGGCGTTTTAAAGATGAGGAGACGTTGAGGAGCTCCGTAGAGCCGCAACGCTGGCCCCGCCGCGGCTAAACCCAACAGTTGGCCTAATTCCAGTAGCTGAAAGAAATTAAATCAGACTTTATTCTACATGAGCTGAGTGGTACTCTACGGTAAATAGAAAGGCCTTATTCATGGAGACAAGCCTCAAACACCGCCTCAACGACCGCGCTCCCCGCCCTGAAGGGCGGGGTTTCTCCTCGCCCAAGCCGTCGTGGACATCCAGCATGCCTCGGGCGTGGGTCGTCGGGCATGGGGCCGGACGACACACGGCCCTTCTCCAGACACGACCGGGACAGAGCCCCTCATTTGGGGAGAGGCGTACGCGTTTAAGTCTTCTGTCTACATCCCTTCCCAGGTCTCGGCCGCTGCCCGGGGTTGGTGGGCCGCGTCGGGGCGGGTATCGCGGCGGGGCGTCCCCCCGCGGGGGCCATCTGCCGTTGACCCGCCGCATGGCGCGCACCGCTGTTTAAGCCCTTCTCTGCCTTCTTCACCGATCTGCCGTGAAAAATATACTCGTACCCACCCCCCGCCCTAAAGGGCGAGGCTTATCGTTTGCGTTATCACGCTACTTCCTCTTTACGTCTCTAGGCTCCTCTCCCGTTAGTTCTTTTATAAGCTGGGCAAGCCTAGCCGCGGCCTCTGCCCCCTTGGGCGTCAGTCTCAGCTCCTCGTCGCCCGTTACGAACCCCCTCTCTTTTAGATACTCCACGTATTGCTGAAAGCGGCTGTAGCTCACCCCGGACAGCAACGCCGCCTCTCTCCTGCTACGTCCATCTGCGAGAAGGAGCAGGATTTTCGTCACAACGTGGAGATCAGGATAGAATCTCCCTCGCCTTTTCATAAAACACCTCGGCCCTCCTAGCCAGCTCGGCTGACCGCATCACAAGCCTCCACGCCAGGACCAACGCCACCGCCAAGGCGCTGTAGAAGGAGGCGGCCCACAGAGCCGTGTACAAAACCCAGCCGGCTGACCCCCAGAACACGTCCCCCGTCGCAACCGCTATGAACCTCCCTCCCGGGGCCACGCTCCCCACGGCCCTTACGTGCAACACCACCTCTGTTACGTTGCCGACGGGAAACGCCGGAGCTCCCTCAACCACCATCAGGGGAGTTGTGTAGAGATACAGCGAGGTGGTTGCGACAAACGCAAGCGCCGCGTAGGACGCGACGTACAAAACAGGAGCCGCGACGCAGACACCCCCGCGTCTGTGGAACAGCTCCAGCAGATCCAGCCCCCCGGCCCCCTTCCTCCCGGGGAGAAGGCCGACAACCGCGGTGGCCACCGCCGAGGCGGCCGTGGCCAGAAAGACAAAGCCCCCCACGGCGCCTCCAACATAGAGGAGGAACAAGACAGGCAACAGCCACACGTGAACCAGGGTTAGGTAGAGGAGGGGAGGAGCCCACCTGCACAGACGGAAAAGTAGAGACATGGAACGGAGAGGAGCTCTACTTAATAACATTTACAGAAAAACAAACCGAGACGTCGAGAAAAAAGATGGGTTTTTGGAGAGACATTATTACCAGTAGTATAGCGTTAGCGTGCCCGAATATCACCGGCCTGGCCGGCGCCCTCTGCGCCGCCTTTCCACTCGATTATACCCCTAGACCAGATCCTGCCGCCGTCTATCACCAGAAGTGTGCCGTTTGGTAACAATTTGAACTCGACTCGTCTGGCCTCACCCCCTCTCATGACTATCTTAACTACAGCAATGGGCCTCCCACCCTCTAGCAATACGGCGGAGCCGTTTGGCAACAGCCTTACCTCAACCTTCTTAACCCCCTCCTTTAGGTTCAGCGCAACTGTGTGTACACCGCCCTGGGGATCTACCATCTTCACAACCCCGTTCTCATATGTGTACGTCACCTTAAACACGCCAGCGCTCAGAGCAACGGCCATCACCGCGGCCGCCAACGCGGCGAGCGCCGCCAGCTTGACCGTTTGGGATTTCTTTTCCATGCCCGCCATTGTGCCGGGACATATAAGCTTTGCATACTCCAAGTCTACAACAGCGGCGGAGATACAACGTAAAACACAGGAGAGAGCCGTCACAACGACG includes:
- a CDS encoding cysteine hydrolase family protein, whose protein sequence is MLPDYVRVPRVNIVDRVSIPSKRAAVIVVDMQNDFAHPNGRLYAPSSREIIPRIVSLLERARRSGVRVIYTKDTHYGDDPVEFPIWGPHVIRGTWGWEIVDELKPREGDIVVEKMRYDAFFGTPLDHILRMYGVQHLVVTGTVANICVLHTVASARLRLYDVVVPVDAVAALNEFDYAAALRQMDFLYRVTLTKTDGVEFV
- a CDS encoding RidA family protein, with the translated sequence MKEVIYTENAPKPIGPYSQAIKVGNMLFVSGQIPVDPKTGEVVKGGIREQTRQVMENIKAVLEAAGYTLEDVVMAFVFLADLNTFQEYNEVYSQYFKKPPARVTVQAARLPKDVLIEVAVIAVR
- a CDS encoding winged helix-turn-helix domain-containing protein encodes the protein MKRRGRFYPDLHVVTKILLLLADGRSRREAALLSGVSYSRFQQYVEYLKERGFVTGDEELRLTPKGAEAAARLAQLIKELTGEEPRDVKRK